A single window of Acetohalobium arabaticum DSM 5501 DNA harbors:
- the grdD gene encoding glycine/sarcosine/betaine reductase complex component C subunit alpha, with protein MANKEAKKKVANVFNQVADAIETGQFGAKTKVGITTLGSEHGVEEIVKGAEMAHNKHQDLEVKLIGPDVDTELSVIYETDCEETAHDKMEELLQAGKIDACVTNHFNFPIGVSTVGRVVTPGLGREMLLATSTGSSATNRITAMVKNAIYGITAAKALGNENPSVGILNVDGARQVEQALKELKDNGYEINFSETVRADGGCVMRGNDLLQGSADIMVTDTLTGNLLMKVFGAFTTGGSYESLGYGYGPGVGEDYDQIINIISRASGAPVIAGAIRYAADAAQGELTKVAQQEFKAAKDAGLEEIIEDIESSNSAAEEEVSAPPAKTVDEEISGIDILTLDDAKAALWKEGIYAETGMGCTGPVVMVANEDEEEAMEILKENGFIT; from the coding sequence ATGGCCAACAAAGAAGCAAAGAAGAAAGTAGCTAATGTCTTTAATCAAGTGGCAGATGCTATAGAGACCGGTCAGTTTGGAGCTAAAACTAAAGTAGGGATTACCACTTTAGGTAGTGAACACGGAGTAGAAGAGATAGTCAAGGGGGCAGAGATGGCCCACAATAAGCATCAAGACCTTGAAGTAAAGTTAATAGGTCCTGATGTAGATACAGAACTATCAGTAATTTATGAAACAGACTGTGAAGAGACAGCCCATGATAAGATGGAAGAATTGCTGCAGGCAGGTAAGATAGATGCCTGTGTAACCAATCACTTTAACTTTCCCATCGGCGTCTCCACAGTAGGAAGAGTCGTAACACCCGGTTTAGGAAGAGAGATGCTGTTGGCTACTTCGACAGGTAGTTCAGCTACTAATCGGATTACAGCCATGGTGAAGAATGCAATTTACGGTATCACTGCCGCTAAAGCATTAGGTAATGAGAATCCAAGTGTAGGAATTTTGAATGTTGACGGCGCTCGACAGGTAGAACAGGCTCTTAAGGAATTAAAAGATAATGGTTATGAAATCAACTTCAGTGAAACAGTTCGTGCCGACGGCGGCTGTGTAATGCGCGGAAATGATCTCTTACAGGGTTCAGCCGATATAATGGTAACAGATACTTTAACCGGTAATCTATTGATGAAAGTATTTGGAGCCTTCACCACTGGAGGCAGCTATGAATCATTAGGCTACGGCTACGGTCCAGGAGTAGGGGAAGATTATGACCAGATCATCAATATTATTTCCAGAGCCTCCGGAGCACCAGTAATTGCCGGAGCCATTCGCTATGCAGCCGACGCAGCTCAGGGAGAACTTACTAAAGTAGCCCAACAAGAATTTAAAGCAGCCAAGGATGCAGGCCTAGAAGAGATTATTGAAGATATAGAAAGCAGTAATTCGGCAGCTGAAGAAGAAGTTTCAGCTCCGCCAGCTAAAACGGTAGATGAAGAAATCTCAGGAATAGATATCTTAACCTTAGATGATGCTAAGGCAGCTCTCTGGAAAGAAGGAATCTATGCCGAGACAGGCATGGGCTGTACAGGACCTGTAGTAATGGTAGCTAATGAAGATGAAGAAGAGGCTATGGAAATTTTAAAAGAGAATGGGTTTATAACGTAA
- a CDS encoding aspartate kinase, with amino-acid sequence MGLIVQKYGGTSVANPDRIKKVAERIVKRKHEGDQVVAVVSALGNTTDELIELSREITDNPPKREYDMLVSTGEQVSVALLAMAINELGEEVISLTGSQVGIITDDLHSKAQILKIDSSRLEKELSKDKIVVVAGFQGVTINNDITTLGRGGSDTTAVALATKLDAEVCEIYTDVDGIYTADPRTVEAASKLKGISYDEMLELANLGAQVLQPRSVEFAKNYGIKLAVRSSFNHKPGTYVKEVGKLEKDRVVTGVACSTDDIKISLIGVPDRPGIAYQIFEALAEASINVDMIIQNVHRGEVNDITFTIDDENLNEAKALLDKLQNELAIENIVYDSEVAKVSIVGAGMVTNPGVAAEMFEALASQDINIEMISTSEIKVSCLINKSDADKAVQAIHDSFDLGNVEEASDGNV; translated from the coding sequence ATGGGATTAATTGTACAGAAATACGGTGGTACTTCAGTAGCAAATCCGGATAGAATTAAGAAAGTAGCAGAGAGGATAGTAAAGAGAAAACATGAAGGTGATCAGGTAGTTGCCGTTGTTTCGGCTTTAGGGAATACTACTGATGAATTAATAGAGCTATCGCGTGAGATTACCGATAATCCGCCGAAACGAGAGTATGATATGTTAGTCTCTACTGGAGAACAGGTATCTGTAGCTTTATTGGCAATGGCTATTAATGAATTAGGAGAGGAAGTAATTTCATTAACCGGTTCTCAGGTGGGAATTATTACTGATGATCTTCATTCTAAGGCTCAGATTTTGAAGATAGATTCTAGTAGATTAGAGAAGGAGTTATCTAAGGATAAGATAGTGGTAGTAGCAGGCTTTCAAGGAGTGACTATTAATAATGATATTACTACTCTAGGACGCGGTGGCTCTGATACAACAGCTGTAGCCTTGGCAACTAAGCTGGATGCTGAGGTCTGCGAGATCTATACTGATGTAGATGGTATTTATACAGCTGACCCACGGACAGTAGAGGCTGCTTCTAAGTTAAAGGGAATCTCCTATGATGAGATGTTGGAACTGGCTAACTTAGGGGCGCAGGTTCTACAGCCTAGATCAGTGGAGTTTGCTAAAAATTATGGAATTAAATTGGCAGTAAGATCAAGCTTCAATCATAAACCGGGTACTTATGTTAAGGAGGTAGGAAAATTGGAAAAGGATAGAGTAGTTACAGGAGTGGCTTGTAGCACTGATGATATCAAAATTTCGTTGATTGGAGTACCAGACAGACCGGGAATAGCCTATCAGATCTTTGAGGCGTTAGCTGAAGCCAGTATCAATGTAGATATGATTATTCAGAATGTTCACCGGGGGGAGGTAAATGATATTACCTTTACTATTGATGATGAGAACTTAAATGAAGCTAAAGCTCTTTTAGATAAACTACAGAATGAGTTAGCAATTGAAAATATTGTCTATGATTCTGAAGTAGCTAAAGTATCCATCGTTGGAGCGGGAATGGTTACTAATCCTGGAGTAGCAGCCGAAATGTTTGAAGCATTGGCCAGTCAGGACATTAATATTGAAATGATCAGTACTTCTGAAATTAAGGTTTCCTGTCTAATAAATAAGTCTGATGCTGATAAAGCAGTGCAGGCTATTCATGATAGTTTTGATTTAGGTAATGTAGAAGAAGCAAGTGATGGTAATGTATAG
- a CDS encoding HU family DNA-binding protein → MTKTELVDRIADKTGLTKKDTKETVDAFTEVVTETLQEEANKDEDERDKVQLIGFGSFEVRDRSARKGRNPQTGEEIEIPARKVPAFKAGKGLKEAVDQ, encoded by the coding sequence TTGACAAAGACTGAGTTAGTTGATAGGATAGCAGATAAAACTGGATTAACTAAAAAAGATACTAAAGAAACAGTAGATGCTTTTACTGAGGTAGTTACTGAAACTCTCCAAGAAGAAGCAAATAAGGATGAAGATGAGAGGGATAAAGTCCAGTTAATTGGATTTGGAAGTTTTGAGGTTCGTGATCGTAGTGCCCGTAAAGGACGTAATCCGCAGACAGGCGAAGAAATTGAAATTCCTGCTCGCAAGGTTCCTGCCTTTAAAGCAGGTAAAGGATTAAAAGAGGCGGTTGATCAATAA
- the spoIVA gene encoding stage IV sporulation protein A — MEEYNIYQDIADRTGGDIYIGVVGPVRTGKSTFIKRFMDLLVLPNIEDEYEKERTQDELPQSGAGRTIMTTEPKFVPNEGIELGLDDKLNFRVRLVDCVGYQVDGALGYEEEDGPRMVITPWYEEAIPFQEAAEVGTKKVIDEHSTIGLVVTTDGSITELPRESYIEAEERVIAELEEIGKPYLITLNTTSPNSQRTQQLKGELEEKYNKPVVPVDCENLTEDDITYLLQETLYEFPVREINIDLPLWIDQLNSDHWLSEELSANINESMEDVIRLRDIEEGLNNLADYEYTKEIILENMDLGTGSAEINIAMQDQLFYNVIKEETGLEIEGDHHLFNLIQELSEAKDKYDKVAQALAEVEEKGYGIVQPELEDLVFDEPELIKQGGQFGVKLNASAPSIHMIRADINTEVSPVVGTEKRCEELIDFMQEEFEENPEAIWDTDFLGRSLHDLVKDGIQNKLYRMPENAQNKLQDTLQKVVNEGSGGLICIIL; from the coding sequence ATGGAGGAGTATAATATTTATCAGGATATTGCTGATAGAACTGGCGGTGATATTTACATTGGAGTTGTAGGACCGGTTCGAACCGGAAAATCAACCTTTATCAAGCGGTTTATGGATTTATTGGTGCTGCCTAATATTGAAGACGAATATGAAAAAGAACGTACTCAGGATGAACTGCCACAAAGCGGTGCTGGACGGACGATAATGACTACTGAACCGAAGTTTGTACCTAATGAGGGGATAGAACTTGGGCTGGATGATAAACTGAATTTTAGAGTTAGACTGGTCGACTGTGTCGGCTATCAAGTTGATGGTGCTTTAGGGTATGAAGAAGAGGATGGTCCTCGAATGGTTATTACTCCTTGGTATGAGGAGGCTATTCCATTCCAGGAGGCGGCTGAAGTTGGTACTAAAAAGGTAATTGATGAGCATTCTACAATTGGACTAGTAGTAACTACTGACGGTAGTATAACTGAACTGCCAAGGGAAAGTTATATAGAAGCAGAGGAGCGGGTAATAGCTGAATTAGAGGAGATAGGTAAGCCTTATTTGATAACTTTAAATACGACTTCTCCTAATAGTCAGCGGACACAGCAGCTTAAAGGAGAGTTAGAAGAAAAATATAATAAGCCGGTAGTACCTGTTGATTGTGAAAACTTAACTGAAGATGATATAACCTATCTTTTACAGGAGACTCTGTATGAATTTCCTGTTCGAGAAATTAATATTGATTTGCCGCTGTGGATTGATCAGTTAAACTCCGACCACTGGCTTAGTGAAGAGTTAAGTGCTAATATTAATGAATCAATGGAGGATGTAATTAGACTGCGTGATATTGAAGAGGGGCTGAATAATCTGGCAGATTATGAATATACCAAAGAGATTATTCTTGAGAATATGGATTTAGGTACCGGCAGTGCAGAAATTAATATTGCTATGCAGGATCAGCTCTTTTATAATGTTATCAAGGAAGAGACTGGATTAGAGATTGAAGGTGATCATCATTTATTCAATCTTATTCAGGAATTAAGTGAAGCTAAAGATAAGTATGATAAAGTAGCTCAGGCTTTAGCAGAGGTAGAAGAGAAGGGATATGGTATTGTTCAGCCGGAATTAGAAGATCTTGTTTTTGATGAACCGGAATTAATAAAGCAGGGAGGCCAATTTGGTGTTAAACTGAATGCATCTGCTCCTTCTATTCATATGATTAGAGCCGATATTAATACTGAAGTTTCACCGGTAGTAGGTACAGAAAAGCGGTGTGAAGAACTGATTGATTTTATGCAGGAGGAGTTTGAAGAGAATCCAGAGGCTATCTGGGATACTGACTTTTTAGGTCGTTCTCTACATGATTTAGTTAAGGATGGTATTCAGAATAAGCTATATCGAATGCCTGAGAATGCCCAGAATAAATTACAGGATACTCTTCAAAAAGTAGTTAATGAAGGCAGCGGAGGACTGATCTGTATTATATTATAA
- a CDS encoding ACT domain-containing protein: MRESSNEYYVVHKDILPTAIVKTVKAKQLLKSGGVDNVSEAVERIGLSRSAYYKYKDYAFPFLEDTQQKVITLSLLLKHESGVLSQVINEIAKVKGNILTINQGIPLQGVANATITIETIEMISDVDGLMEDLDGLSGIQKVEIIGRNFKY, from the coding sequence ATGAGAGAGAGTAGTAATGAGTATTATGTGGTTCATAAAGATATTCTTCCTACAGCAATTGTTAAAACAGTTAAGGCTAAACAGCTTTTGAAATCAGGAGGAGTAGATAACGTCAGTGAAGCTGTAGAAAGGATAGGTTTAAGCAGAAGTGCCTATTATAAGTATAAAGATTACGCTTTTCCTTTTTTAGAAGATACTCAGCAGAAGGTAATTACTTTATCTCTGCTTTTAAAGCATGAATCTGGTGTTTTATCGCAGGTTATTAATGAGATAGCTAAAGTCAAAGGCAATATTCTTACAATTAATCAAGGGATACCTCTGCAGGGAGTGGCTAATGCTACTATTACTATTGAAACTATCGAGATGATTTCTGATGTAGATGGTTTAATGGAGGACTTGGATGGATTATCCGGCATACAGAAGGTAGAGATTATTGGCCGTAACTTTAAATATTAA
- the ilvE gene encoding branched-chain-amino-acid transaminase yields the protein MSQKVYLNGELVEKDEAKVSVWDHGFLYGDGIFEGIRAYNGRIFRFKQHIDRLYESAKAIMLDIPLTKEEMEEAVIETIQANELEDCYIRLVVSRGVGDLGLNPTSCPESNVIIIASDIELYPEKFYKEGLEVVTVPTRRNIPEALNPRIKSLNYLNNILAKLEANRAGVLEAVMLNNEGYVAECTGDNIFIIKDDTLITPPVSAGALKGIKRDVVLEIAPELGLEVREELFTRHALYTADECFLSGTAAEVVPVVKIDDRDIADGTPGDYTWDLIDKFRERANSEGEHIY from the coding sequence ATGAGTCAAAAGGTGTATTTAAATGGTGAATTAGTAGAAAAGGATGAGGCTAAAGTTTCGGTTTGGGACCATGGTTTTCTTTATGGTGACGGCATCTTTGAGGGGATTAGAGCCTATAATGGACGAATCTTTAGGTTTAAGCAGCATATTGATAGGCTTTATGAGTCTGCTAAAGCAATTATGCTTGATATTCCCTTAACAAAAGAAGAGATGGAAGAGGCTGTAATCGAAACAATTCAAGCTAATGAATTAGAGGACTGTTATATTCGCCTGGTAGTTTCTCGCGGTGTAGGTGACTTAGGTTTGAATCCTACATCCTGCCCAGAGTCTAATGTGATAATTATTGCTAGTGATATTGAGCTTTATCCAGAAAAGTTTTATAAGGAAGGTTTAGAAGTAGTTACTGTACCAACAAGAAGGAATATTCCTGAAGCCTTAAATCCAAGAATTAAGTCGCTGAACTATCTTAATAATATCTTGGCTAAACTGGAAGCTAATCGGGCTGGAGTATTAGAAGCAGTTATGTTAAATAATGAAGGATATGTAGCAGAATGTACAGGAGATAATATCTTTATCATTAAAGATGATACGTTAATTACTCCGCCAGTTTCTGCTGGAGCTCTAAAAGGGATTAAACGTGATGTAGTATTAGAAATAGCTCCTGAATTAGGTTTAGAAGTAAGAGAGGAATTATTTACCCGTCATGCTCTCTATACAGCTGATGAATGTTTCTTGAGCGGAACTGCTGCTGAGGTAGTTCCGGTAGTTAAAATAGATGATAGAGATATTGCTGACGGTACTCCTGGAGATTATACCTGGGATTTAATTGATAAGTTCAGAGAAAGGGCAAATAGTGAGGGAGAGCATATTTATTAA
- a CDS encoding homoserine dehydrogenase, with amino-acid sequence MGKSVVKVAILGLGTVGSGVAKLLLENNQNINQKIDNEVKLVKVLDKDLTREREVDIPAEMMTDNPEDILSNPEIDVVVETIGGVGPAKELVTEALEVKKNVVTANKEMVAKYGSELLELSDENGVDFYFEASVGGGIPIIRSLKESLTANRIQEVMGIVNGTTNYILTKMIQEGAKFEDVLAEAQQKGYAEPDPTADIEGYDAAYKLSILSAIAFGSPVDVDDIHLEGISDIKQEDITYAKELGYVIKLLAIGKEADGEIEVRVHPTMIPNEHPLAAVNNVFNAVFVKGHAVGELMYYGRGAGSMPTGSAIVADVMDIARNINYRANNRISCSCYEDKDIKPMFDITAKYYIRLEVIDEPGVLASVSSIFGKNNVSIESVIQKGKIDKTVPLVLVTHQVTEGDIQTALKEIKELDEVKELSSLIRVED; translated from the coding sequence ATGGGTAAATCAGTAGTTAAAGTAGCAATTTTAGGATTAGGTACTGTTGGTAGCGGAGTAGCAAAACTGTTGTTGGAGAATAATCAGAATATAAATCAAAAGATTGATAATGAAGTGAAATTAGTTAAGGTTCTGGATAAGGACTTAACTAGGGAGCGGGAAGTTGATATACCTGCTGAGATGATGACGGATAATCCTGAAGATATATTATCAAATCCGGAAATAGATGTTGTTGTGGAGACTATAGGCGGGGTTGGCCCGGCTAAAGAATTAGTTACAGAGGCTTTAGAGGTTAAAAAGAATGTGGTTACAGCCAATAAAGAGATGGTGGCCAAATATGGAAGTGAATTGTTGGAATTATCCGATGAGAATGGAGTAGATTTCTATTTTGAGGCCAGTGTCGGTGGAGGAATTCCGATTATTAGATCATTAAAGGAGTCTTTAACAGCTAATAGGATTCAGGAAGTAATGGGAATTGTCAATGGAACTACTAATTATATCTTAACTAAGATGATTCAGGAAGGTGCTAAGTTCGAAGATGTACTGGCTGAAGCCCAGCAGAAGGGCTATGCAGAGCCTGATCCTACAGCAGATATAGAAGGCTATGATGCTGCTTATAAATTATCTATTTTATCAGCTATTGCTTTTGGTTCACCAGTTGATGTAGATGATATTCATTTAGAAGGAATTTCGGATATTAAGCAAGAAGATATTACATATGCCAAGGAATTAGGGTATGTAATTAAGCTTTTAGCTATTGGTAAAGAAGCGGATGGAGAGATAGAGGTAAGAGTCCATCCTACCATGATTCCTAATGAGCACCCTTTAGCTGCAGTGAATAACGTTTTTAATGCTGTTTTTGTAAAAGGACATGCAGTTGGGGAATTAATGTATTATGGTCGTGGAGCAGGTTCGATGCCGACCGGGAGTGCTATTGTAGCAGATGTAATGGATATTGCCCGCAATATTAATTATAGAGCAAATAATCGTATTTCCTGCAGCTGTTATGAAGATAAAGATATAAAGCCGATGTTTGATATTACTGCTAAGTATTATATTCGATTAGAAGTTATAGATGAGCCTGGGGTTTTAGCTTCGGTATCCAGTATTTTTGGCAAGAATAATGTCAGTATTGAGTCGGTGATTCAGAAAGGAAAGATAGATAAGACAGTTCCTTTAGTCTTGGTTACTCATCAAGTAACTGAGGGCGATATTCAGACTGCTTTAAAAGAAATTAAGGAATTAGATGAAGTTAAAGAACTTAGTAGTTTAATTAGAGTTGAAGATTAG